GCAGAGGAAGAAATCGACGCGTGACAGGCCGGAGGCATCAATGGCTTTGAAAGCTTCAATGGCCATCTCCTGGATTTGCCGTACCGTGCTTTCCGGCAGTTCGGCCGGGATGATGAGGGCGGATTGGCCATCAAGGTATTTGGCCTCATAATCGTAGAATTCCTTTGACGGAATAATTTCCCCGGGAATGGAGGCCAGCGGTTCATCGTTGCCGAGGATGGCCACCTCAATCTCGCGCGCATCGACGTAGGCTTCGACAATGATTTTCCGGTCGAACCGGGACGCGGTGTCCATGGCGGTGAGCAGTTCTTCTTTTGTTTTTGGCTTGGAAATGCCCACGCTGCTCCCCAGGTTGGCGGGTTTGACAAAGCAGGGAAGGCCCAGCCTGTCGATAATTTCTTCTAAGACGCCGGAGCGGTTTTTTTCCCAGTGGTTCCGCGTGTACACTAGGTAATCCACTTGCGGCAGCCCCCGTGAGGCGAAGACGGTTTTCATCATCGCCTTGTCCATACCGACGGCCGAGGCGAGGACACCGGATCCGACGTAGGGGATATCCGCCAGCTCCAGCAGTCCCTGGACGGTCCCATCTTCACCGTTCGGGCCGTGCAGGAGGGGGAAGACCACATCCACATCTTGTGGAGAGCCTTTGGGTTGCCCCGGTGGGGCCACTGACCGGCAGGCCGGAAAAATGCCTGAAAGCCCTTGGACAGCGAGGCGGCAGGAACCGTTTTGTCCGTCCAGCCGCAACTGCTCGGGTGAAGCGGGCGGCCGGGTGATAGTTTCTCCCTGGATCCACGTGCCATCCAGCGTGATGTATGTTGGGATGGGCTCATACCGAGAAAGATCCAATGCGTTCAATACGGAAAAGGCGGTCTGGATGGACACTTCGTGTTCACCCGATTTCCCGCCGTAGAGTAGGGCCAAGCGAATTTTCTCAGTCATAAAAAACCTCCTTTGCTCCTTCTCCATTATATCGGATCATCGCCTATTGGTGAGCAGAAAGTGAGACGGCGGCCATCTTGACAACTATCATTCATTTGCGAAATGTTATTCTTATGTAGAGAAAAGGAGCGGTCAATGAGATGGAGCGAGCAGATTTGCATACACACACTCGGGCATCCGACGGATGGCATTCAGCCGAAGAGCTTTTGCTGATGGCCCGCAAGGCAGGCCTTCGAGCGATTGCCGTCACGGATCATGACACGGTAGGCGGCTTGCAAGAGGCATTGGACATCGGACAACGGCTGGGGATTGAGGTTG
The sequence above is a segment of the Bacillus thermozeamaize genome. Coding sequences within it:
- a CDS encoding D-alanine--D-alanine ligase A, coding for MTEKIRLALLYGGKSGEHEVSIQTAFSVLNALDLSRYEPIPTYITLDGTWIQGETITRPPASPEQLRLDGQNGSCRLAVQGLSGIFPACRSVAPPGQPKGSPQDVDVVFPLLHGPNGEDGTVQGLLELADIPYVGSGVLASAVGMDKAMMKTVFASRGLPQVDYLVYTRNHWEKNRSGVLEEIIDRLGLPCFVKPANLGSSVGISKPKTKEELLTAMDTASRFDRKIIVEAYVDAREIEVAILGNDEPLASIPGEIIPSKEFYDYEAKYLDGQSALIIPAELPESTVRQIQEMAIEAFKAIDASGLSRVDFFLCRSDGRVLINEINTMPGFTQYSMYPLLWQHSGISYPQLIDRLIQLALERHEEKKKTQIFPDSLSSSPVSSTKKT